One stretch of Halapricum desulfuricans DNA includes these proteins:
- a CDS encoding PKD domain-containing protein: MDLSRRRYLLAAGSAFGLAGCSSGGTIPADTQTNYTIHPGVPVLEDAVYDLDHTVGKNGVGEYETMVEAYRNASAGDVIGLGEGEFSLKPVLTTVSDTPIGSVGTLEIPDVTVVGRSAGRSTVDFGSEHEVIALPSWQLRRLTVTAGDSVVGPRSDTFRTCRIASPIMDPPGYGSESHRTETGDVLTASGLPRTRSAARTYHGLAFDTVLDAVEDLGFDNTGTEPIDDAFEAAYESGTLIEFPPGEYLTEREHESADVSRFGIRGLGTSRRDVQIKPVEGARLKWLNATDSGPHLVENLSLHERSDDTSQLSLRLTTSDGSVLKNVEWLGRTPNDSGVGYSLAAEVTDRDGVFVIDGIYAGLDEPAVEVSYPNGVAFLRSGPLHEGEVVLRDPVIHERNSAATRSTAPSGVLTIEGGEFVNNQNANIRFGAGDHPSKVSSATGCYVKVDGSRSSGDAVRVEAGENGYSGAVFRGLEIEWSKEASRGVITIPSYATHGRAEFYDCVVRNDGADTLTVNAAKTSNRNDAVVFENCSFTGSGLGFDAANRDGSVIRDSCIDMPNASIETFDTENVKRADCRVPRRPASVVPTITANKQDGTGVALSAADAAYLDRSITSYSWSIEGGTVRDKTVSWTFPEPGTYTVGLTVEADDGTTKSTTAELIVNYPELV; this comes from the coding sequence ATGGATCTCTCTCGGCGACGGTATCTACTGGCCGCCGGAAGCGCTTTCGGCCTCGCAGGCTGCTCAAGTGGCGGCACGATACCAGCGGATACGCAGACAAACTACACGATCCACCCCGGCGTGCCGGTCCTCGAAGACGCTGTGTACGATCTGGATCACACGGTCGGGAAGAACGGAGTCGGCGAGTACGAGACGATGGTCGAGGCGTACCGAAACGCGAGTGCGGGGGACGTGATCGGGCTCGGAGAGGGAGAGTTCTCACTGAAGCCGGTGCTGACGACGGTCAGCGACACCCCGATCGGATCGGTCGGCACCCTCGAGATACCGGACGTTACCGTAGTCGGCAGGAGCGCCGGTCGGTCGACCGTGGATTTCGGGTCCGAACACGAGGTGATCGCGCTCCCGTCGTGGCAGTTACGACGCCTGACGGTCACGGCCGGGGACAGCGTTGTCGGACCGAGGAGCGACACCTTCCGAACGTGTCGCATCGCGTCCCCGATCATGGACCCGCCGGGGTACGGCAGCGAGTCTCACCGAACCGAGACGGGCGACGTACTCACCGCGTCCGGCCTGCCACGGACACGGTCGGCGGCCCGGACCTATCACGGACTCGCCTTCGACACGGTTCTGGACGCCGTCGAGGACCTCGGGTTCGATAACACCGGTACCGAGCCGATCGACGATGCGTTCGAGGCGGCATACGAGTCGGGGACGCTCATCGAGTTCCCCCCGGGCGAGTACCTGACCGAACGCGAGCACGAGAGCGCTGACGTCTCCCGGTTCGGTATCAGGGGCCTCGGCACCAGCCGCCGGGACGTCCAGATCAAACCGGTCGAAGGCGCGCGACTGAAGTGGCTGAACGCCACTGACAGCGGCCCCCACCTGGTTGAGAACCTCTCGCTACACGAGCGTAGCGACGACACGAGTCAGTTGTCGCTGCGACTCACGACGAGTGACGGATCGGTCCTCAAAAACGTCGAGTGGCTCGGCCGGACGCCGAACGACTCCGGCGTGGGGTACTCACTGGCCGCGGAGGTGACTGACCGGGACGGCGTCTTCGTCATCGACGGGATCTACGCTGGCCTCGACGAACCGGCGGTGGAAGTGTCGTATCCGAACGGCGTCGCATTCCTCCGATCCGGGCCGCTACACGAAGGTGAGGTCGTCCTCAGAGATCCGGTAATCCACGAGCGCAATTCCGCCGCAACCCGTTCGACGGCACCGTCCGGCGTACTGACCATCGAGGGAGGGGAGTTCGTCAACAACCAGAACGCGAACATCCGCTTCGGTGCCGGCGATCACCCGTCGAAAGTCTCCAGCGCGACCGGCTGTTACGTCAAAGTCGATGGGTCCAGAAGTTCGGGCGACGCGGTCCGCGTCGAGGCTGGCGAAAACGGGTATTCCGGGGCGGTATTCCGTGGTCTCGAGATCGAGTGGTCCAAGGAGGCTAGCCGGGGAGTCATTACGATCCCAAGCTACGCAACCCACGGCCGGGCGGAGTTCTACGACTGCGTCGTGCGCAACGACGGCGCGGACACGCTGACGGTCAACGCGGCCAAGACGTCGAACAGAAACGACGCAGTCGTGTTCGAGAACTGTTCGTTTACCGGCTCTGGTCTCGGCTTCGACGCGGCGAACCGCGACGGGAGCGTCATCCGCGACTCCTGTATCGACATGCCGAACGCGTCGATCGAGACCTTCGACACGGAGAACGTGAAGCGAGCGGATTGCAGGGTTCCCCGACGGCCGGCAAGCGTCGTCCCGACCATCACCGCGAACAAGCAGGACGGAACAGGGGTCGCTCTCTCGGCAGCGGACGCCGCCTATCTGGACCGGAGCATCACGAGCTACAGTTGGTCCATCGAGGGTGGGACCGTCAGGGACAAAACCGTCTCGTGGACGTTCCCGGAACCGGGAACCTACACCGTCGGCCTCACCGTCGAAGCCGACGACGGGACGACGAAATCGACGACGGCCGAACTGATCGTGAACTATCCGGAACTGGTGTGA
- a CDS encoding polysaccharide deacetylase family protein codes for MSRDQDEEWRCRSDTPSYPLFRRRDILSAVAGGVVATAGCQERSPLDDGGGRTAGSRTRASTDRPVRNGLGPDTFERLSDLQVSGGTLLANTDRHVTGTQCAELQTDGDGTWLHIPLDEPMDFSNARLSCAMSVGGTVPGRYPYADLRDAAERRFRTRAVVRSRGELVRADFGVLDPRVDDAAVDLEAITRVSFRIGPRDETGTETLYLDAPTRVPVPETPLVVFMFDDGNETDYTEALPALSQYGYPAITYVNTDTIGDDGNLDEAQLDQLAAAGWLVGSHTADHTDLRDAEPAAIESTVRRAQRWLLERGFTEGARHFAYPYGGVDAQAIDIVSQFHDTGRAGGWQPIAYPSNPQLIPGDGELTVSEARRLLEQTVRYGGTLALFYHGLNTDEDIEQFRGVVKEVHRRDQAGELSVVRLDELAARARSAVGSQ; via the coding sequence ATGTCTCGGGATCAAGACGAGGAGTGGCGTTGTCGGTCCGATACCCCCTCGTATCCGCTGTTCCGTCGCCGCGACATCCTCAGTGCCGTAGCGGGTGGGGTCGTTGCCACCGCGGGGTGCCAAGAGCGCTCCCCTCTCGATGATGGCGGTGGCCGGACCGCAGGCTCGCGGACGCGGGCGTCGACGGACAGACCCGTTCGGAACGGACTCGGTCCGGACACGTTCGAGCGACTGTCGGACCTCCAAGTATCCGGCGGGACACTCCTCGCGAACACAGATCGTCACGTCACCGGCACCCAGTGTGCGGAGTTGCAGACAGACGGTGACGGGACGTGGCTCCACATCCCGCTGGACGAACCGATGGATTTCAGCAACGCCCGTCTGTCGTGTGCCATGTCGGTCGGTGGGACGGTCCCGGGACGCTATCCGTACGCGGACCTGCGAGACGCGGCGGAACGCAGATTCCGGACACGAGCGGTTGTCCGGAGTCGCGGCGAGTTGGTCAGAGCGGACTTCGGCGTGCTTGACCCGCGGGTCGACGACGCCGCAGTCGACCTGGAAGCCATCACCCGGGTCTCGTTCCGGATAGGGCCCAGAGACGAGACCGGGACCGAGACCCTGTATCTCGATGCCCCGACCCGCGTGCCCGTTCCGGAGACGCCGCTGGTCGTGTTCATGTTCGACGACGGGAACGAGACTGACTACACGGAAGCACTGCCCGCGCTCTCGCAGTACGGCTACCCCGCGATCACCTACGTCAACACCGACACGATCGGCGACGACGGAAACCTGGACGAGGCTCAACTCGACCAGCTCGCCGCGGCGGGATGGCTCGTCGGCTCGCACACGGCGGACCACACCGACTTGCGGGACGCCGAGCCGGCGGCGATAGAATCGACTGTCCGGCGAGCACAGCGGTGGCTCCTCGAACGGGGGTTCACAGAAGGGGCCCGGCACTTCGCGTATCCCTACGGAGGCGTCGACGCACAGGCGATCGATATCGTCTCCCAGTTTCACGACACCGGACGCGCCGGCGGCTGGCAACCCATCGCCTACCCGTCGAACCCCCAGTTAATCCCCGGTGACGGCGAACTGACTGTCTCGGAGGCGCGCAGGTTACTCGAGCAGACGGTTCGATACGGAGGCACCCTCGCGCTGTTCTACCACGGGCTGAATACCGACGAGGACATCGAACAGTTCCGGGGCGTCGTCAAGGAGGTCCACAGACGCGATCAGGCCGGCGAACTGAGTGTCGTCCGACTCGACGAACTGGCGGCCAGAGCCCGGTCCGCGGTTGGTTCCCAGTAG
- a CDS encoding HalOD1 output domain-containing protein translates to MRNFHEALHELLISAHENGIEVTGGWQVVPEGDTALAWDVEITQLARETTHQSPTTDEFPVDSILTAVASHEGVEKTGLPPLQDSIDVESLETMFDDLADGQPGEVTFYYSGHRVTVYGDGQITVEG, encoded by the coding sequence GTGAGGAATTTCCACGAAGCCCTGCACGAACTATTGATTTCGGCACACGAAAACGGTATCGAGGTCACTGGGGGCTGGCAGGTCGTTCCCGAGGGCGACACGGCGCTGGCGTGGGACGTCGAGATCACACAGCTCGCCCGGGAGACCACACACCAGTCGCCGACGACGGACGAGTTCCCGGTCGATTCGATTCTGACGGCCGTGGCGTCTCACGAGGGCGTCGAGAAGACTGGGCTCCCACCGTTGCAGGATTCGATCGACGTCGAGTCGCTGGAGACGATGTTCGACGACCTGGCCGACGGACAGCCCGGCGAAGTGACGTTTTACTATTCCGGACACAGGGTCACCGTCTACGGGGACGGACAGATCACGGTCGAAGGGTAG
- a CDS encoding DUF7344 domain-containing protein: MREPIMDECLQLLSDSRRRRVIRSLQAEDETTVEDLTMRLLADDPEKSRGKIHAELHHTHLPKLQSYGIIEYDRDSGAVQYHAHDGLEQVMDSLPEQTIVPPVEAENR; this comes from the coding sequence ATGAGAGAACCGATCATGGACGAGTGTCTCCAGTTGCTCTCCGACAGTCGACGGCGTCGGGTGATCCGAAGCCTGCAGGCGGAGGATGAGACGACAGTCGAAGACCTCACGATGCGGCTACTCGCCGATGATCCTGAGAAATCTCGTGGGAAGATCCACGCCGAACTCCATCACACGCACCTGCCGAAGCTCCAGTCCTACGGGATCATCGAGTACGACCGCGACAGTGGTGCCGTGCAGTATCACGCCCACGACGGGCTCGAGCAGGTCATGGATTCGCTGCCGGAGCAGACGATCGTTCCGCCTGTCGAGGCCGAAAACAGATGA
- a CDS encoding TrmB family transcriptional regulator translates to MTPDPTADPQSVAVEQLEQFGLSTYAAQTFVALSSLGTGTARDVSRVSDVPRTRVYDATDELHNRGLVDIRQSSPREFWAISAETATRTFERELQHRTDLLRTALSELEPETRQDEQRGVWTVEGQRAVTQRVVEFLAGAEEEIVYMTVADLLTDDLIEGLRDASARGVTVNLAGVSSPVRDHIREEVPDVETFESLWDWSETPAGRLLMIDREQTLVSVLVNGDDAAPSDPRSETAIWGKGETNSLVVVLKAIFTWQLDRADDGGTDSSA, encoded by the coding sequence ATGACACCTGATCCAACAGCGGACCCACAGTCAGTAGCCGTCGAGCAACTCGAGCAGTTCGGATTGAGTACGTACGCAGCGCAGACGTTCGTCGCGCTCTCGAGTCTCGGCACGGGAACAGCAAGAGACGTGAGTCGAGTTTCGGACGTCCCGCGCACGCGCGTCTACGATGCGACCGATGAACTACACAATCGGGGCCTCGTCGACATCCGGCAGTCCTCGCCCAGGGAATTCTGGGCCATCTCGGCGGAAACCGCGACGCGAACCTTCGAGCGGGAACTACAGCATCGTACGGATCTGCTCCGGACGGCACTGAGCGAACTCGAACCCGAAACGCGACAGGACGAACAGCGAGGCGTCTGGACGGTCGAGGGCCAGCGAGCGGTCACCCAGCGGGTCGTGGAGTTTCTCGCCGGTGCCGAAGAGGAGATCGTCTACATGACTGTCGCGGACCTCCTGACTGATGACCTGATCGAGGGATTGCGGGACGCGAGCGCGCGCGGCGTCACGGTCAACCTCGCGGGCGTCTCGAGTCCAGTCCGGGACCACATCCGGGAGGAGGTCCCGGACGTCGAGACCTTCGAGTCCCTGTGGGACTGGTCGGAGACGCCCGCCGGCCGACTGTTGATGATCGACAGAGAGCAGACGCTCGTGAGCGTCCTGGTCAACGGCGACGACGCGGCCCCGTCCGACCCACGGTCGGAAACCGCGATCTGGGGCAAGGGTGAGACGAACAGCCTCGTCGTCGTCCTGAAAGCGATATTCACCTGGCAACTCGATAGAGCTGACGACGGCGGAACTGACTCGTCGGCGTGA
- a CDS encoding TrmB family transcriptional regulator — translation MSTEENLQEAIELLQQLGLKEYEARCFVGLSRLETGTAKQLSEMTEVPRTRVYDAIRVLEAQGLVEIHHSSPQRFRAVSISEATETLRDQYEARVERLQNALETVEVVEQDDESPVQQVWSMVGQEAIENRTNELITDASDEIVLVLGDQSLLTPALVDALNAVEDDIELIVGALSEPLQEQIRDAVPNATTFVSGLEWLQGENDTLDETAIGRLLMVDRSTLLVSSIMPESKEERAIFGEGFGNGLVVISRRLMAQGLLQDRDPKH, via the coding sequence ATGAGCACGGAAGAAAACCTGCAGGAAGCGATCGAACTCCTTCAACAACTCGGCTTGAAGGAGTACGAGGCGAGGTGTTTCGTCGGACTGTCGCGCCTGGAGACGGGCACGGCCAAGCAACTCAGCGAGATGACGGAGGTGCCGCGCACGCGGGTCTACGACGCGATCCGGGTGTTAGAGGCGCAGGGACTGGTCGAGATCCACCATTCGAGCCCACAGCGGTTTCGGGCAGTCTCGATCTCGGAGGCCACCGAGACGCTCCGTGATCAGTACGAGGCGCGCGTCGAGCGGTTGCAGAACGCCCTCGAGACGGTCGAAGTGGTCGAACAGGACGACGAGTCGCCCGTCCAGCAGGTGTGGTCGATGGTCGGTCAGGAGGCCATCGAGAACCGGACGAACGAACTCATAACCGATGCGAGCGACGAGATCGTGCTGGTACTGGGCGACCAGTCGCTGCTGACCCCGGCGCTCGTCGACGCGCTCAACGCGGTCGAGGACGACATCGAGTTGATCGTCGGCGCGCTGAGCGAGCCGCTTCAGGAGCAGATCCGAGACGCCGTACCGAACGCGACGACGTTCGTCTCCGGGCTGGAGTGGCTTCAGGGGGAGAACGATACCCTGGACGAGACCGCGATCGGCCGGCTGCTCATGGTCGACCGGTCGACGCTTCTCGTGAGTTCGATCATGCCCGAGAGCAAGGAGGAGCGGGCTATTTTCGGTGAGGGGTTCGGGAACGGACTCGTGGTGATCTCACGGCGGCTCATGGCGCAGGGCCTGCTGCAGGATCGCGACCCCAAACACTGA
- a CDS encoding helix-turn-helix domain-containing protein, with translation MGIVAEITVPGDAFELGASLAPIEDVYVTFERVIPTGGRLFPYVWVSTDDHTLFCQLLQRNPAVEELEMVHREDERALYDVSWRDDTDGFLSCLRTTDLVVLRAGGTASSWEFELRFADQETVSAFQKKCADRDISISVDRVTTKSVSDPLEEKLTKSQRRTVQLALEEGYFDVPRKTTLVELAAELDVSDQAVSARIRRATKKLSQQLLLPRQSEEHEQTPLKQR, from the coding sequence ATGGGAATCGTTGCCGAGATCACCGTCCCCGGCGATGCGTTCGAACTCGGGGCGTCGCTCGCGCCGATCGAGGACGTGTACGTGACGTTCGAGCGGGTGATACCGACCGGCGGCCGGCTGTTTCCGTACGTGTGGGTCTCGACGGACGATCACACGCTGTTCTGTCAGCTCCTCCAGCGGAACCCGGCCGTCGAGGAGCTGGAGATGGTTCACCGGGAGGACGAGCGGGCGCTGTACGACGTCTCCTGGCGTGACGACACGGACGGGTTCCTGTCCTGTCTCCGGACTACCGACCTGGTCGTGCTCCGGGCCGGCGGCACGGCCAGTTCCTGGGAGTTCGAACTCAGGTTTGCCGATCAGGAAACCGTTTCCGCCTTCCAGAAGAAGTGTGCCGACCGGGACATCTCGATCTCCGTCGACAGAGTCACTACCAAGAGCGTCTCGGACCCGCTAGAGGAGAAGCTCACGAAATCCCAGCGCCGGACTGTCCAGCTCGCTCTCGAGGAGGGCTATTTCGACGTGCCGCGAAAGACGACGCTTGTGGAACTGGCAGCGGAACTGGACGTGTCCGATCAGGCGGTCTCGGCCCGGATCCGTCGAGCGACGAAGAAGCTCTCACAGCAGCTGCTCTTGCCCCGCCAGTCCGAGGAGCACGAGCAGACACCACTGAAACAGCGCTAG
- a CDS encoding DUF7344 domain-containing protein, with product MSEETDMLSPDQAFDILSNQRRRYALHYLSDHPEGEKLQELARQLAAWENEIDAEEVSKKQQKRVYVSLYQTHIPKLEAEGVVDYDSESGLITLTRHADDVTTYLQDDEDRSDQWHRYYLALVVAGTVVFTATVLELPVFAALTPTIVGLTILFAFGVLTVQYFLVRRRESQGVTSSEH from the coding sequence ATGTCAGAAGAAACAGACATGCTCTCGCCTGACCAGGCGTTCGATATCCTGAGCAACCAGCGTCGTCGGTATGCCCTGCATTACCTCTCGGACCATCCCGAAGGAGAGAAGCTTCAGGAACTCGCACGCCAGCTCGCCGCCTGGGAGAACGAGATCGACGCCGAAGAGGTCTCGAAGAAACAGCAAAAGCGGGTGTACGTCTCCCTGTACCAGACACACATCCCCAAACTCGAAGCCGAAGGAGTCGTCGACTACGACAGCGAGAGCGGGCTGATCACGCTGACTCGCCATGCGGACGACGTCACGACCTACTTACAGGACGACGAGGACCGGTCCGACCAGTGGCACCGCTATTACCTCGCTCTGGTCGTGGCCGGTACCGTCGTCTTCACCGCGACAGTCCTCGAGCTCCCCGTCTTCGCTGCACTCACACCGACGATCGTCGGTCTCACGATCCTCTTCGCGTTCGGTGTCCTCACTGTCCAGTACTTCCTCGTGCGTCGCCGCGAGTCACAGGGGGTGACGAGCAGTGAGCACTAG
- a CDS encoding N-acetyltransferase, with amino-acid sequence MEHVTLGIDCTVDENATLGHSNGSDTDQTQIGNDATIRSGTVIYDDVEIGDSFSTGHNVLVREDTTIGDDVLLGTNTVVDGACTIGSSVSCQTNVYVPRQTTIGDSVFLGPSAVLTNDEYPVRVDQELEGPTLEGDVSVGANATVLPGVTVGRGSFVAAGSVVTEDVPPETLAVGTPARHEPLPDPLEGGNTIA; translated from the coding sequence ATGGAACACGTCACACTCGGTATCGACTGTACAGTAGACGAGAACGCGACGCTCGGCCACTCGAACGGCAGCGACACGGATCAGACCCAGATCGGCAACGACGCGACGATCCGGTCGGGGACGGTGATCTACGACGACGTCGAGATCGGCGATTCCTTCTCGACCGGCCACAACGTGCTGGTCCGGGAAGACACCACGATCGGCGACGACGTCCTGCTCGGGACGAACACCGTCGTCGACGGGGCCTGCACGATCGGCTCGTCGGTGAGTTGCCAGACGAACGTCTACGTCCCCCGGCAGACGACGATCGGCGATTCTGTCTTTCTCGGCCCGAGCGCCGTCCTGACCAACGACGAGTACCCGGTCCGCGTCGACCAAGAGCTAGAGGGCCCGACGCTGGAAGGCGACGTCTCCGTCGGCGCGAACGCGACGGTCCTCCCCGGCGTGACCGTCGGTCGCGGATCGTTCGTCGCCGCAGGGAGCGTCGTCACCGAGGACGTCCCGCCGGAGACGCTGGCCGTGGGCACGCCCGCGCGACACGAACCGCTACCGGACCCGCTCGAAGGGGGGAACACGATCGCATGA
- a CDS encoding DegT/DnrJ/EryC1/StrS family aminotransferase has product MISLAAPDIGEPEFESVEDVIKEGRLVAGEEVEQFEAAFAEYVGAEHGVATVNGTAALHTALEALGIGEGDSVVTTPFSFIATANAIRFANAEPVFADIDPETLNLDPDSAEEAVREHDADAILVVHLYGQPARMERFREIADAHDLALIEDAAQAHGATIDGEHVGTIGDAGCFSFYPTKNMTTGEGGMVVTDDEAVARRADQFINHGRTGSYTHATLGHNYRMTNIAGAIGLTQLQKLPYYVDQRRRNARRLLEELDGNRLALPEPRPGTKHAYHQFTVQYPQRNALKLDLEERDIGTGVYYPTTIHRQGAYAGEEATTPVAERAADQVLSLPVHPGLTDEDITTIVEGVERHLTRAWEAIDE; this is encoded by the coding sequence ATGATCTCGCTTGCAGCCCCGGACATCGGCGAGCCGGAGTTCGAGAGCGTCGAAGACGTGATCAAAGAGGGGCGACTCGTCGCCGGAGAGGAGGTCGAACAGTTCGAGGCGGCGTTCGCGGAGTACGTCGGCGCCGAGCACGGTGTCGCGACCGTCAACGGGACCGCGGCGCTGCACACCGCCCTGGAAGCGCTCGGTATCGGCGAGGGCGACAGCGTCGTCACGACGCCGTTCTCGTTCATCGCGACCGCGAACGCGATCCGGTTTGCCAACGCCGAGCCGGTGTTCGCCGACATCGATCCCGAGACCCTCAATCTCGATCCCGACAGCGCCGAGGAGGCCGTCCGCGAGCACGACGCCGACGCGATACTCGTCGTCCATCTCTACGGCCAGCCGGCGCGGATGGAGCGGTTCCGCGAGATCGCTGACGCCCACGACCTGGCGCTGATCGAGGACGCCGCCCAGGCCCACGGCGCGACCATCGACGGCGAACACGTCGGCACGATCGGGGACGCCGGCTGTTTCTCGTTTTACCCGACGAAGAACATGACGACCGGCGAGGGCGGGATGGTCGTCACCGACGACGAGGCTGTCGCTCGTCGAGCCGACCAGTTCATCAACCACGGCCGCACGGGCTCGTACACGCACGCGACGCTGGGACACAACTACCGGATGACCAATATCGCCGGCGCGATCGGCCTCACCCAGCTGCAGAAACTCCCGTACTACGTCGACCAGCGCCGCCGCAACGCCCGGCGGCTGCTCGAGGAACTGGACGGCAACAGGCTCGCGTTGCCCGAACCGCGCCCCGGAACCAAGCATGCCTACCACCAGTTCACCGTCCAGTATCCCCAGCGCAACGCGCTGAAACTCGACCTCGAGGAGCGCGACATCGGAACCGGCGTCTACTACCCGACGACGATCCACAGACAGGGGGCCTACGCCGGCGAGGAGGCCACAACGCCGGTCGCCGAGCGAGCCGCGGATCAGGTGCTCTCGCTGCCGGTCCACCCAGGGCTCACGGACGAGGACATCACCACCATCGTCGAAGGGGTCGAGAGGCACCTCACCCGCGCCTGGGAGGCGATCGACGAATGA
- a CDS encoding Gfo/Idh/MocA family protein: MTDETLAAGVYGVGQMGSHHARVYEELPNVNLVGVYDSDSERAASVAADHGTSPRDPEDLFERVDVLSIAVPTAYHYDIAGRAIDRGIHVLVEKPFVETDGQAETLIEQSEDNGVVLQVGHIERFNPAVRTLQDVVADLDVIAVDARRLGPPLDRDMGTGVALDLMLHDLDVVLDVLDVPVRSVTADGTEDGQYVTASVTFEDGVIGTFTASRLTQQKIRKLSITARSCKVDVDYIDRSVHIYRKSYPEFVEEQGSVRYRYENLIEQPMVGNGEPLKNQLESFTAAVRSGEEPVVTGEDGRRALALANRIEALAADEPEVPQNVTI, translated from the coding sequence ATGACCGACGAAACCCTCGCCGCCGGCGTCTACGGCGTCGGGCAGATGGGAAGCCATCACGCCCGCGTCTACGAGGAACTCCCGAACGTCAATCTGGTGGGCGTCTACGACAGCGACTCGGAACGGGCGGCGTCGGTCGCCGCCGACCACGGGACGAGTCCCCGCGACCCCGAGGACCTCTTCGAGAGGGTCGACGTCCTCTCGATCGCGGTCCCGACGGCGTATCACTACGATATCGCCGGCCGGGCGATCGACCGCGGAATCCACGTGCTCGTCGAGAAGCCGTTCGTCGAGACCGACGGACAGGCCGAGACGCTGATCGAGCAGTCCGAGGACAACGGCGTGGTGCTGCAGGTCGGCCACATCGAGCGGTTCAACCCCGCCGTCAGGACCCTCCAGGACGTCGTGGCCGACCTGGACGTGATCGCCGTCGACGCCCGCCGGCTCGGACCGCCGCTGGACCGGGACATGGGCACCGGCGTGGCGCTCGATCTCATGCTGCACGATCTGGACGTGGTCCTGGACGTGCTGGACGTTCCGGTCCGGAGCGTGACGGCCGACGGGACCGAGGACGGCCAGTACGTCACCGCCTCGGTGACCTTCGAGGACGGCGTCATCGGGACGTTCACGGCCAGTCGGCTCACCCAGCAGAAGATCCGGAAACTCTCGATCACCGCCCGCAGTTGCAAGGTCGACGTCGACTACATCGATCGCTCGGTCCACATCTACCGCAAGTCCTACCCCGAGTTCGTCGAAGAGCAGGGGTCGGTCCGGTATCGATACGAGAACCTGATCGAGCAGCCGATGGTCGGGAACGGCGAACCGCTGAAAAACCAGCTCGAATCGTTCACGGCCGCCGTCCGATCCGGCGAGGAACCGGTCGTGACGGGCGAAGACGGACGGCGGGCACTGGCGCTGGCCAACCGCATCGAGGCGCTCGCCGCGGACGAACCGGAGGTGCCACAAAATGTCACGATCTGA